A single region of the Bdellovibrio sp. ArHS genome encodes:
- a CDS encoding ABC transporter permease — protein sequence MTTFITRRILQTLAVIVVLSYVCFYLMSLMPGDPVDMMVASNPKITAEDVARLKALYGLDQPVYKRYANWVGSIAQGDLGYSRTYRVPVQELMGPRLWNTFILSLASLTLSLLIAIPLGVISALKPGSKTDYFVNLFSFAGISIPSFWLAIVLIIIFAVKFPLLPAGGTQTIGTGPLGFWADLADRSVYLVLPVLSLAIQQIGRFSRFTRSAMLEAMRNDFIRTARAKGLSRRRVIWQHGFRNALIPLITILALSFSGLFSGAILTETVFAYQGVGKLVYDSIIGNDYNVAMISFVISVSMVLLANLLADILYGFADPRISYQ from the coding sequence ATGACTACGTTTATCACCCGCAGAATTTTGCAGACACTCGCTGTGATTGTTGTGCTTTCCTACGTGTGTTTCTACTTAATGAGCTTAATGCCCGGGGATCCCGTAGACATGATGGTTGCTTCCAATCCAAAAATCACCGCTGAAGACGTGGCTCGCCTTAAAGCCCTTTATGGTCTGGATCAACCTGTCTATAAAAGATACGCCAACTGGGTGGGTTCTATTGCCCAAGGTGATTTGGGTTACAGCCGCACTTATCGTGTTCCCGTGCAGGAGCTTATGGGTCCCCGCCTTTGGAACACCTTCATTCTGTCATTGGCGTCACTGACGCTGTCCCTGTTAATCGCAATTCCTTTAGGTGTTATTTCGGCGCTCAAACCAGGAAGTAAAACCGATTACTTCGTGAATCTTTTTTCCTTTGCCGGAATCTCCATTCCCTCGTTCTGGCTTGCGATCGTTCTCATTATTATTTTCGCGGTCAAGTTTCCGCTTCTTCCCGCCGGAGGCACGCAGACCATCGGCACGGGTCCTTTGGGTTTTTGGGCAGATCTTGCGGACCGCTCCGTGTATCTGGTTTTACCGGTTTTAAGCTTGGCGATTCAACAAATCGGCCGTTTTTCACGTTTCACTCGTTCGGCCATGCTCGAGGCGATGAGAAATGACTTCATCCGCACCGCTCGCGCCAAAGGCCTTTCCCGTCGTCGCGTGATCTGGCAACACGGTTTCCGCAATGCTTTGATTCCGTTGATTACGATTTTAGCTTTAAGTTTTTCGGGTCTTTTTTCCGGAGCCATCTTAACGGAAACCGTCTTTGCTTACCAAGGTGTGGGCAAACTGGTTTACGATTCTATCATTGGCAACGACTACAACGTCGCGATGATTTCCTTTGTGATTTCCGTCAGTATGGTTCTTTTGGCGAATCTTCTTGCCGACATCTTATACGGATTTGCGGATCCTAGAATTTCCTACCAATAG
- a CDS encoding ABC transporter permease: MSSNEITMNEVEIDTGLSQEERAKIEKAQPMWKMVLTQFMEHKAAVAGAVVITFLMLVAIFANQIQSLTDLDPDAQNVGNRYLAPMTTAQVGQDVRETDIERYITANPEIADKVQKALVEKGVVQVAEADALYELAAQDVKQALSHLESLNVAEATGLVSLFKEFETFHLFGTDELGRDVFIRLVYGTRVSMGVGVLVAIASALVGLLIGSIAGFYGGIIDTVLMRVTDALLSLPHIPVLIVIAAIDLTKIPWLKALVSTSNESVFKMIIILCIFSWMTVARLVRGSILSIREREFVLAARTLGAKDSTIIVRHMFPNVIAPILVSITLGVGESILFEAALSFLGLGIMPPMPSWGNMLNNAQELIYQAPFLAILPGVMILITTISFNYLGDGLQNAIDPKAIRR, translated from the coding sequence ATGAGTTCAAATGAAATCACAATGAATGAAGTTGAAATCGACACCGGTCTTTCCCAGGAAGAACGCGCCAAAATCGAAAAAGCGCAACCCATGTGGAAAATGGTCCTCACGCAGTTCATGGAACACAAAGCGGCCGTCGCTGGCGCTGTGGTCATCACGTTCCTTATGCTTGTTGCGATCTTTGCCAATCAGATCCAAAGCCTTACTGATTTGGACCCTGACGCTCAAAACGTGGGGAACCGTTACCTTGCGCCGATGACCACAGCACAGGTAGGTCAGGATGTTCGCGAAACAGACATCGAACGCTATATCACCGCGAACCCTGAAATCGCCGACAAAGTTCAAAAAGCCCTCGTCGAAAAAGGCGTGGTGCAAGTCGCCGAGGCCGACGCTCTTTATGAGCTCGCCGCACAAGATGTAAAACAAGCCCTCAGCCACTTGGAATCTCTGAACGTGGCGGAAGCGACCGGATTGGTTTCTCTGTTCAAAGAATTTGAAACCTTCCATCTGTTTGGCACGGATGAGCTGGGTCGCGATGTCTTCATTCGCCTGGTATATGGGACCCGTGTCTCTATGGGCGTCGGTGTTCTTGTGGCCATCGCTTCGGCCCTCGTGGGACTGCTGATCGGAAGTATCGCGGGATTTTATGGCGGCATTATCGACACTGTTCTTATGCGCGTCACCGATGCGTTGCTGTCCTTGCCGCATATTCCGGTTTTGATTGTCATCGCCGCGATTGATCTGACAAAGATTCCCTGGTTGAAAGCCTTAGTCAGCACGTCCAACGAAAGTGTCTTTAAGATGATCATCATCCTCTGCATTTTTTCTTGGATGACGGTGGCTCGTTTGGTACGCGGAAGCATTTTATCCATCCGGGAACGTGAATTCGTTCTTGCCGCAAGAACCTTGGGCGCGAAAGACAGCACGATCATTGTTCGTCATATGTTTCCGAATGTCATCGCCCCTATTTTGGTCTCGATCACATTGGGTGTCGGCGAATCCATCTTGTTTGAAGCGGCACTGAGCTTCTTAGGTTTGGGTATTATGCCACCAATGCCAAGTTGGGGTAACATGCTTAACAATGCCCAAGAGCTGATTTATCAAGCTCCCTTTTTGGCCATTCTTCCGGGAGTCATGATTCTGATCACAACCATCAGCTTCAACTATCTGGGGGATGGCTTACAGAACGCTATCGACCCTAAGGCGATCCGTCGTTAA
- the sohB gene encoding protease SohB: MNALEHIGIFAAQTFLILFAIIAIILVIAMVAAKAGHKNEIQVELLHKKYKGFKNLLKAQTLTKSERKDLRKKLKEEKKTSENKSRDQEKKVFLIDFEGDVKASAVENLREEVTAVLTIATPKDEVVVRVESPGGVVHGYGLAASQLLRIREKQIPLTVCVDKVAASGGYLMSCTANRILCAPFAIVGSIGVVAQVPNLYRVLKKHDVDFKEYTAGEYKRTVSLLGEITPKGEEKFKEQLEDTHVLFKNFVHKFRPHLNLNEVATGEYWYGEQALTKGLIDEIRTSDDYLLSLSEDHQIVKVKYEHHESFSDKLTGIIGKAFKKGSLSILEELETRRFL; this comes from the coding sequence ATGAACGCATTAGAACACATTGGTATTTTCGCAGCGCAGACTTTTCTGATTCTTTTTGCCATTATCGCCATTATTTTAGTCATTGCGATGGTGGCCGCAAAGGCCGGCCACAAGAACGAAATCCAGGTCGAACTTCTGCACAAAAAGTACAAAGGCTTTAAAAATCTTCTTAAAGCGCAGACGCTAACTAAAAGTGAGCGCAAAGATTTGCGCAAAAAACTTAAAGAAGAAAAGAAGACTTCTGAAAACAAATCTCGCGACCAAGAAAAGAAAGTTTTCCTGATCGACTTCGAAGGCGACGTGAAAGCTTCGGCGGTCGAAAATTTACGCGAAGAAGTCACTGCGGTTCTGACGATTGCCACCCCCAAAGACGAAGTGGTCGTGCGCGTGGAAAGCCCTGGTGGTGTCGTTCATGGCTATGGACTGGCCGCTTCTCAACTTCTGCGCATTCGTGAAAAACAGATTCCACTAACCGTGTGCGTGGACAAAGTGGCAGCCAGCGGCGGCTATCTGATGTCATGCACCGCCAATAGAATTCTGTGCGCACCCTTTGCGATCGTCGGCTCTATCGGGGTGGTTGCTCAGGTTCCTAATCTGTATCGCGTTCTTAAAAAACACGATGTCGACTTTAAAGAATACACCGCGGGCGAGTATAAGCGCACCGTCAGCCTTTTAGGCGAAATCACCCCCAAGGGTGAGGAAAAATTTAAAGAACAACTTGAAGATACTCACGTTTTATTTAAGAACTTCGTTCATAAATTCCGTCCTCATCTCAATTTGAATGAGGTAGCAACTGGTGAATATTGGTACGGCGAACAGGCTTTAACCAAAGGTTTGATCGATGAAATTCGCACCAGTGACGATTATTTGTTATCCCTGTCTGAAGACCATCAAATAGTTAAAGTAAAATACGAACATCACGAGAGTTTTAGTGATAAGCTCACAGGAATTATCGGCAAGGCCTTCAAAAAAGGCAGCCTTTCTATTTTGGAAGAACTAGAAACACGACGCTTTCTTTAA
- a CDS encoding peptide ABC transporter substrate-binding protein: MLNKFAKGLMLVAGVGFTSQALAAPSNNELKIGISQEFETMNPLIMTMSASAYMYRLVGRSLVILTPEGKWVAQLAKEIPSLDKGTAKIVEDGGKKKVVATWEILEGAKWGDGQPVICQDFITAHTIATSNNVSVGEKENWTQVEKIDVDPKNPKKCTFKYDKAKWDFYQLAQFFPVPTHIEKAVFDKYGKQKEGYEKNSNYVRNATNPGLYNGPYVISEVKLGSHVAFAPNPHFYGKQPQIKKIIVKLIPNTGTMEANLRSGTIDMISTLGLDFDQALAFEKKAKAESLPYVVHFVPSVTYEHIDLKLDNPILKDVRVRKALLYSINREDLVKALFEGKQQVAIHNVSPKDPWFTADPKVVTLYRYSKREAGKLLDEAGWKMGADGYRSKDGKRLSLVFQTTAGNKTRELVQVYLQNQWKQAGIEVLVKNEPARVFFAETMTKRKFDGLALFAWVSSPENSPRSTVSSKAIPNNSNGWSGQNFHGWNNPAVDKNLDALDVEFNSQKRTALVHDILKAYTMDVPVLPLYYRSDISVTPKNLKNYKMSGHQFYETNNVEEWTMN, from the coding sequence ATGTTGAACAAGTTTGCGAAAGGACTCATGCTGGTGGCAGGTGTTGGCTTTACAAGCCAAGCTTTGGCAGCACCCTCAAACAATGAGCTTAAAATCGGGATCTCTCAAGAATTCGAGACGATGAATCCCCTTATCATGACCATGTCAGCTTCGGCTTACATGTACCGCCTGGTGGGTCGTTCCTTGGTGATCCTCACTCCCGAAGGCAAATGGGTGGCTCAATTGGCTAAAGAAATTCCTTCTTTGGACAAAGGCACGGCAAAGATCGTTGAAGACGGCGGCAAAAAGAAAGTCGTCGCGACTTGGGAAATTCTTGAGGGCGCAAAATGGGGCGACGGCCAACCCGTCATCTGCCAGGACTTCATCACGGCTCATACAATTGCGACCAGCAACAACGTCAGCGTGGGTGAAAAAGAAAATTGGACTCAGGTTGAAAAAATCGACGTCGACCCGAAAAATCCCAAAAAATGTACTTTCAAATATGACAAAGCCAAATGGGATTTCTATCAGTTGGCGCAGTTCTTCCCGGTGCCTACTCACATCGAAAAAGCGGTGTTTGATAAATACGGAAAACAAAAAGAGGGCTACGAAAAGAACTCCAACTACGTTCGTAATGCGACAAATCCAGGGCTTTACAACGGTCCTTACGTGATTTCTGAAGTGAAATTGGGTTCGCACGTGGCTTTTGCTCCGAATCCCCATTTTTACGGCAAACAACCTCAGATTAAAAAAATCATCGTGAAGCTCATCCCGAACACGGGAACTATGGAAGCGAATCTTCGCTCGGGCACGATCGACATGATTTCCACTTTGGGTCTGGATTTTGACCAGGCTTTGGCCTTCGAGAAAAAAGCCAAAGCGGAAAGCCTTCCTTATGTCGTCCACTTTGTTCCTTCTGTGACTTACGAACACATCGATCTTAAGTTGGACAATCCGATCCTTAAAGACGTGCGTGTTCGTAAAGCTTTGCTTTACTCCATCAACCGCGAAGATCTAGTGAAAGCTCTTTTCGAGGGCAAACAACAAGTGGCCATCCACAATGTTTCTCCGAAAGATCCGTGGTTCACCGCAGATCCTAAAGTCGTGACTTTGTATCGTTATTCGAAACGCGAAGCCGGAAAGCTTTTGGATGAAGCCGGCTGGAAAATGGGCGCCGATGGTTACCGCTCTAAAGATGGCAAACGCTTGTCTTTGGTATTCCAAACTACAGCGGGCAATAAAACCCGTGAGTTGGTGCAAGTTTATTTACAAAATCAATGGAAACAAGCGGGCATCGAAGTTCTTGTGAAGAACGAACCAGCACGTGTGTTCTTTGCAGAAACCATGACCAAGCGTAAGTTCGATGGTTTGGCGTTGTTTGCCTGGGTTTCATCCCCGGAAAACAGTCCTCGTTCGACAGTTTCATCAAAGGCAATTCCCAACAACTCCAACGGTTGGTCGGGTCAGAACTTCCATGGCTGGAACAATCCCGCAGTGGATAAAAACCTAGATGCTTTGGACGTCGAGTTCAATTCACAAAAAAGAACGGCGTTAGTTCACGACATCCTTAAAGCTTACACAATGGATGTTCCTGTTTTGCCGCTGTACTATCGTTCGGACATCTCTGTGACACCGAAGAACCTTAAGAACTATAAAATGTCAGGTCATCAATTCTACGAAACAAACAACGTAGAAGAATGGACTATGAACTAA
- a CDS encoding ABC transporter ATP-binding protein — protein MTVQTPVLEVKNLETTFHTNAGPVRAVNNISYSIQKGQTLGIVGESGSGKSVTSYSLMRLIEKPGKVSGGQVLLNGRDLLKLSEGAMEEVRGGEMAMIFQEPMTALNPVLTIGYQMDEQIMKHKKCSPKESQERAIEMLRLVGIPSPEERYNSYPHQLSGGMRQRAMIAMALSCDPTFLIADEPTTALDVTIQAQILELIQNLQAKFNMTVQFITHDLGVISEISDRVLVMYGGQTCEQSETQELFLNPRHPYTAALISSRPKFGERVRRLNTIEGSVPAPFDLPRGCPFVNRCTRAKGECTANKPPLMEIKPGHTVACFNPL, from the coding sequence GTGACGGTGCAAACTCCAGTACTTGAAGTTAAAAATTTGGAAACCACATTTCACACCAATGCCGGACCTGTGCGTGCGGTGAATAACATCAGTTATTCCATTCAAAAAGGTCAGACCTTGGGAATTGTGGGCGAATCCGGCAGCGGAAAATCCGTCACCTCTTATTCCCTGATGCGTTTGATTGAAAAGCCTGGAAAGGTTTCGGGAGGTCAGGTCCTTTTAAATGGCCGCGATCTGTTAAAGCTTTCCGAAGGCGCCATGGAAGAAGTGCGTGGCGGCGAAATGGCCATGATCTTCCAAGAACCCATGACCGCGTTAAATCCAGTTCTAACCATCGGCTATCAGATGGACGAACAAATTATGAAACACAAAAAATGCTCCCCCAAAGAATCGCAAGAGCGCGCCATTGAAATGCTGCGCTTGGTGGGCATTCCATCTCCGGAAGAACGCTATAACTCCTACCCTCATCAGCTTTCCGGCGGGATGAGACAAAGAGCGATGATCGCTATGGCTCTTTCCTGTGACCCGACATTTTTGATTGCCGACGAGCCGACGACCGCTCTGGACGTCACCATTCAGGCACAAATCCTGGAGCTGATTCAAAATCTTCAAGCCAAATTCAATATGACGGTTCAGTTTATCACTCATGATTTGGGTGTGATTTCTGAAATTTCCGACCGCGTCCTGGTGATGTACGGCGGCCAGACTTGCGAACAATCAGAAACTCAGGAGCTGTTCCTGAATCCGCGCCACCCTTACACGGCCGCCTTGATTTCTTCGCGCCCCAAATTCGGCGAAAGAGTCCGTCGCCTTAACACGATCGAAGGCAGCGTCCCTGCTCCTTTTGACCTGCCACGCGGCTGCCCTTTTGTAAACAGATGCACACGCGCCAAAGGCGAATGCACGGCGAATAAACCACCTTTAATGGAAATTAAACCGGGTCACACGGTGGCTTGTTTTAATCCACTTTAA
- a CDS encoding dipeptide ABC transporter ATP-binding protein, whose protein sequence is MNEIILEAKNIKKHFPIRKGLLLREVASVKAVDDVSLYVRKGETLGLVGESGCGKSTLGRTLIRLYEPTGGAISFDGQDFLNLKGEALRKKRKNMQMIFQDPYASLDPRMTVGQIIRQPMDIHDVGTPAERNARVLELIELVGLRKAHVNRYPHEFSGGQRQRISIARAIALNPELIICDEPVSALDVSIQAQILNLLKDLQEKLKLTYIFISHDLSVIEHTCDRIAVMYLGKIVEVASRDELFSNPQHPYTQALISAIPRVGQGKKMMKKSLSGEVPSPINPPSGCAFHPRCPHKMDVCATQTPVLDGQDSHKKACWLTTTK, encoded by the coding sequence ATGAACGAGATCATTCTTGAAGCAAAGAATATTAAAAAGCACTTCCCGATCCGCAAAGGACTTTTGTTGCGTGAAGTAGCCAGTGTGAAAGCCGTTGATGACGTTTCTCTTTACGTGCGCAAAGGCGAAACTTTAGGGCTGGTCGGAGAATCCGGCTGCGGCAAATCCACTTTAGGGCGCACCTTGATTCGCCTTTATGAACCCACCGGTGGCGCTATCAGCTTTGATGGCCAGGATTTTCTCAACTTAAAAGGCGAAGCTCTTCGTAAAAAACGTAAAAACATGCAGATGATTTTCCAGGACCCCTATGCCTCCTTGGATCCGCGCATGACCGTCGGGCAAATCATCCGTCAACCGATGGATATTCACGATGTCGGAACACCCGCAGAACGCAATGCCCGAGTTTTGGAATTGATTGAACTCGTCGGCTTGCGCAAAGCCCACGTAAATCGCTATCCACATGAATTTTCGGGTGGACAACGTCAGCGGATCAGCATTGCTCGCGCGATTGCCTTGAATCCCGAACTGATCATCTGTGATGAGCCCGTCAGCGCTTTGGACGTTTCCATTCAGGCGCAAATTTTAAATCTTCTGAAAGATCTGCAAGAAAAGTTAAAGCTGACCTACATCTTCATTTCGCACGATCTGTCGGTGATCGAACACACTTGCGATCGTATTGCCGTGATGTACCTGGGAAAAATCGTGGAAGTCGCCTCGCGCGATGAGCTTTTCAGCAATCCTCAGCACCCCTACACCCAGGCTTTGATCAGTGCGATCCCCCGCGTGGGGCAAGGCAAGAAGATGATGAAAAAATCTTTGAGCGGAGAAGTTCCAAGCCCGATCAATCCACCTTCAGGTTGCGCATTTCATCCGCGCTGCCCGCACAAGATGGATGTCTGCGCCACGCAGACACCCGTGCTGGATGGACAAGACTCGCACAAAAAAGCGTGTTGGTTGACGACAACAAAATAA